The genome window tataatgtttgtattacatttaaacaagctgaaaatatgaaaataattatctcagataattaatcaaatttatctatttatgtaTCGTATCcacaaatagtattattatttactacaaatattacttttttttaaatgcatattttaatagcatATCAAGTGAATCTTTAGGGCATaaatgcatgcatattttaaggttttttaggGCATGAAGTCCCtagccctaattattattatagaacttctaaattttaatcataGAAAACATTCTCTCATAGATATTTCTCAATGATGGAGTTATATGTGACAGTACGTGTACATGTCCTAGAGGATTGGTGATTTGTCATCATATGGCAGCTTTATGTTTGTTTGCTCATCATAATTGTAGTTCTACAGATAGTATTTGCTCTTGGAATGTGAGAAATAGTAATCTTGAAAATACTAAAACTATTAGTGATTTATATCCTGCTTGTTCATATAAAGCTACAATTTCTTTAccaaacaaaaaccaaaataactttaaaaaagcTTTAGAACAGTTAGGTACACCAATAGGTATGTCTTGGCTATTAAAACCTGAACCCAATGTTGAAGTGTTATTTCAACAATCACCAgttgtattaattaatgatataattatatcagaTGAGTATAAATCATCAACAACAAAAACACAGCttctagaaaataaattaagtgtgtctgatgaaattattttagaagtagCACAAGAAACAATTGGTCAGTCCAAAAACATTAAATGGATTACATATAAAAAGCACAGACTTACTTCAAGCATGTATGGAAATATACTTGCAGCATGccataagaaaaaatataatccatCACTGTTTAAATCACTGAACAATGAATATATCACTACTGGTGTGCATGCTATTGAGTGGGGGCTTAATAATGAAGATGCAGCATTAAGTTTTCTccagaaaactgaaaatgtgtTGATTCAAAAAACTGGATTATGGTTACATAAATGTGGATATCTTGGTGCATCCCCAGATGGACTTATAGGAGAAAATTGTGTAGTTGAGGTAAAATGCCCCTATAAATTCAGAAATAGTTTGCTATCAGAAGAAATAAGTAAAGACAaaacttacataatttataaagaacaTAATCAAATTCATGTAAACCAGAAACATAATTACTGGCACCAAGTTCAAGCACAACTATACTTTACCAgaagacaaaaatgtatttttgtagtttGGACACCAAGAGAATCAATCATAGTTCATATATTTAAAGATAACCAATGgcaaaacaatattgaaatactTCAAAAGTTTTACTTTGAACAATATATTCCAtacattatatcaaataaaataatatagctttattcaaaaatatttttaacaaatacctaattttatacattaaatagttCCTTCAGTTAAtacttttcattattaaaaaaataaatttacattttattttgtatttctttaaTTAGTGGATACTGAAAATTAGTGAGCGATGCtacaactttaaaaacataGTCAGCTTGGGATAACAGAGATGTAGGTATATGATCTAAAATTCtgtaacattttattctttgaataGCTCTCTCTACATGGATTCTAGCTTTAGCAATAGTTTCGGTAAGTAAAACTTGTTCTGGTGTGAACTGTGGAGTGTCCAGAAATGGAGGTATATTCAAGTATACATTTGGAGGTAAAATATCACGAATTAAAAATCCCTTGTCTGCGAGTATTAAATCACCTGGTTCCAATTGAGATAAAACACCACTTTTCAGTGTTATTGTTTTATCTGAAGTGGAACCTGGAAAAAAATCGCTTACAAATGTAACAACACCATTTGGTGCCACACCAATTAAGGTTTTCAATGTATGATAGTGTTTATAGCTACTAAAAGTGGCTTTTTGTGTAACCATAGACACTCTAGTAGTATCAGTTTTAATTTCTGTACAATCAAGAATAATTCTACAGTTAGTAAATGTGCTGAAGGAATTTGGTAGACAtagcttatttttattttttgatggaATTTTAGAcataaatactaagaaaatgttttcataCAGAATATGGATCCAagtcataaaaatgtttgttatggTTGCCTGACTACATTTAAATCGTTGGCCAAGATCTACATGTGGCAAATTAAGTCTTAGTTTCATTAAGGTAATCAACAATTGATCATgcatagaaatattttcaactttccattttaaataataatttatctcaaTATTTTCACATATTACCATCAATAAATCAAAGATTTTAGAATTGGGTAACCCAgtatataacttaattaattcaTCATTACTTGAAATCAGTTCATAAGATAAGCACTCAGAAATTgaggacatttttaattttaactgttcATTTTCTTTTCTTAGCAACAAAATTTCAGCTTCTAAGCATTTGTTGGTTTGACTAGACCTACAAATAGTAagtatttaacttgttaaacacaaaacatttatttatgcatAGTAATGGGTATCAtacattatagatataatattttattagaccagtccaaaaaaataaacaattttgctTTGATTCCAATCATtagtgtttgaaatattaatttatattaggtatttgatattttgatatttatttaaaatttaaatataggtatttcaaaggattataaattgataaaatatgtatattgtataggtaatatacaattttgctaattaatttaataaatggtcttataa of Acyrthosiphon pisum isolate AL4f unplaced genomic scaffold, pea_aphid_22Mar2018_4r6ur Scaffold_21589;HRSCAF=24348, whole genome shotgun sequence contains these proteins:
- the LOC103310650 gene encoding uncharacterized protein LOC103310650, which translates into the protein MKTPEIPKMLIFMSSIYTLCPLRRDVEPGPGARICSCHFRNGDKKNGPEILDHRKNAFSNFQSPEKRKRTKIACHSDDNGPSTSTSTCSTITQTPSSEIVELNILDLKNQLLQSSQTNKCLEAEILLLRKENEQLKLKMSSISECLSYELISSNDELIKLYTGLPNSKIFDLLMVICENIEINYYLKWKVENISMHDQLLITLMKLRLNLPHVDLGQRFKCSQATITNIFMTWIHILYENIFLVFMSKIPSKNKNKLCLPNSFSTFTNCRIILDCTEIKTDTTRVSMVTQKATFSSYKHYHTLKTLIGVAPNGVVTFVSDFFPGSTSDKTITLKSGVLSQLEPGDLILADKGFLIRDILPPNVYLNIPPFLDTPQFTPEQVLLTETIAKARIHVERAIQRIKCYRILDHIPTSLLSQADYVFKVVASLTNFQYPLIKEIQNKM